In one window of Pseudodesulfovibrio sediminis DNA:
- the gcvH gene encoding glycine cleavage system protein GcvH, producing the protein MIPEDLLYSKSHEWVMVEGDIATVGITHFAQEQLGDMTFIELPEVGDTFEAGSEMGSVESVKAASEIYAPVTGEIVEVNEALEDAPEMVNEEPYGDGWMLKFKIKGEPEGLLDAEAYTAVVESEAH; encoded by the coding sequence ATGATTCCCGAAGATCTGCTCTACTCGAAGTCTCATGAATGGGTCATGGTTGAAGGCGACATTGCCACTGTCGGCATCACCCATTTTGCTCAGGAACAGCTGGGCGACATGACATTCATCGAACTGCCCGAAGTAGGCGACACCTTTGAAGCCGGTTCCGAAATGGGTTCTGTTGAATCCGTCAAGGCCGCCAGTGAAATCTATGCCCCGGTGACCGGCGAAATAGTCGAGGTCAATGAGGCGCTGGAAGACGCTCCCGAGATGGTCAACGAAGAGCCATACGGCGACGGTTGGATGCTCAAGTTCAAGATCAAGGGCGAGCCTGAAGGGCTACTGGACGCCGAAGCATATACTGCTGTCGTAGAATCCGAAGCCCACTAA
- a CDS encoding class I SAM-dependent methyltransferase, translated as MSTVSKEMDMVDTCTALDPGSRVEVEVEGHVWLLDRAADMEALWDAMDGDDLGDDERLPYWAEVWPASVLLGRHILRQAKALKGRPCLDLGCGLGLTGMIASSIGARVVAFDYEWPAVRFARHNAELNAVPQPLWMLMDWRQPAVKQGSFDFIWGGDVLYEKRFFDPLIRLFRHALAPGGKIWIGEPVRTVSRPVWDELREQGFEAEKLTVEKVALCGQNATVNLWEIRIS; from the coding sequence ATGAGTACAGTATCGAAAGAAATGGATATGGTGGATACATGCACCGCTCTCGACCCCGGCTCCAGAGTGGAGGTTGAGGTTGAAGGGCATGTCTGGCTGCTTGATCGAGCCGCCGACATGGAGGCTTTGTGGGACGCCATGGACGGTGACGACCTCGGTGATGACGAGCGGTTGCCGTACTGGGCCGAGGTCTGGCCTGCCAGCGTGCTGCTTGGCCGGCATATACTGCGTCAGGCGAAAGCGCTAAAGGGGCGGCCCTGTCTTGATCTCGGCTGCGGCCTCGGGTTGACCGGCATGATCGCCAGTTCCATCGGTGCCCGTGTGGTGGCCTTTGATTATGAGTGGCCCGCCGTTCGTTTCGCCCGCCACAATGCTGAACTCAATGCTGTCCCGCAACCGCTGTGGATGCTCATGGACTGGCGCCAGCCAGCCGTGAAGCAGGGGAGCTTCGACTTTATCTGGGGCGGGGACGTTTTGTATGAAAAACGATTTTTCGATCCGTTGATCCGGCTCTTTCGCCATGCCCTTGCGCCTGGCGGGAAGATCTGGATCGGCGAGCCGGTGCGCACCGTGTCCCGGCCTGTCTGGGACGAACTGCGGGAGCAGGGCTTTGAGGCAGAGAAACTGACGGTGGAAAAGGTCGCTCTGTGCGGCCAGAATGCAACAGTGAATCTCTGGGAAATCCGGATATCCTGA
- the nikR gene encoding nickel-responsive transcriptional regulator NikR, which yields MGKTIRFGVSLDSDLLIKFDQLCEERSYQTRSEAIRDLIRNTLVQREWEQAEGDLAGTLTLVYDHHKSGLSQRLTEIQHDAHHVIQSTLHVHLDHHNCLEVIVLKGDADVIKELGQKLISTKGVKHGNLALTTTGKDLI from the coding sequence ATGGGCAAGACTATTCGTTTCGGTGTGTCGCTTGATTCCGACTTGTTGATCAAGTTTGATCAGTTGTGTGAAGAGCGTAGCTATCAGACGCGTTCCGAGGCCATTCGTGACCTTATTCGAAACACCTTGGTTCAGCGTGAGTGGGAACAGGCGGAAGGCGATCTGGCCGGAACCCTGACCCTGGTATATGATCATCATAAATCCGGTCTTTCTCAGCGTCTGACCGAAATTCAGCACGATGCGCATCATGTCATTCAATCAACGCTGCATGTCCATCTGGATCATCACAACTGCCTGGAAGTGATCGTCCTCAAAGGGGATGCTGATGTGATCAAGGAGCTGGGGCAGAAACTCATTTCAACCAAGGGCGTCAAGCACGGCAACCTGGCTTTGACAACAACAGGCAAGGACTTGATTTAG
- the folE2 gene encoding GTP cyclohydrolase FolE2 → MEDVQKGQANIAMPIDRVGVKGLRVPMIVRDRESGTQHTVAEVSLSVDLPAEFKGTHMSRFVEALEDWSGDLDYNSFRTLLDDIVVRLQACSAHVRFVFPYFLRRKSPMSGASGLMDYTCRVDGELKDGKLTFTLGADVPVMTVCPCSKAISDEGAHSQRAEVRIRTRFDGFVWLEDLIEIGERAGSCSVFSLLKREDEKFVTEAAFANPMFVEDVVREAAKGLEDHPQIHWFKVEVESFESIHNHSAFAAIESTDG, encoded by the coding sequence ATGGAAGATGTTCAGAAAGGGCAGGCAAACATCGCCATGCCCATTGATCGTGTGGGGGTGAAAGGGCTTCGTGTGCCCATGATCGTCCGTGACCGTGAGTCAGGGACGCAGCACACTGTGGCCGAGGTTTCTCTTTCCGTGGACTTGCCTGCCGAGTTCAAGGGAACGCATATGAGTCGGTTCGTGGAAGCGCTGGAGGATTGGTCGGGTGATCTCGATTACAATTCGTTTCGTACACTGCTCGACGACATCGTGGTTCGACTTCAGGCATGCAGTGCGCATGTCCGGTTCGTGTTTCCATATTTTCTGCGTCGCAAATCCCCCATGTCCGGTGCCAGTGGCCTCATGGATTACACCTGTCGTGTGGATGGCGAATTGAAGGATGGCAAGCTGACCTTCACTTTGGGTGCTGATGTGCCAGTGATGACGGTGTGTCCCTGCTCCAAGGCGATTTCCGACGAAGGTGCGCACTCGCAACGGGCCGAGGTCCGTATCCGTACCCGATTTGACGGGTTTGTCTGGTTGGAAGATCTGATCGAGATAGGTGAGCGTGCCGGATCGTGCTCAGTTTTTTCCCTGCTCAAGAGGGAGGACGAAAAATTCGTCACTGAGGCCGCGTTTGCCAATCCCATGTTCGTTGAAGATGTTGTGCGGGAGGCGGCCAAGGGACTCGAGGATCATCCCCAGATTCACTGGTTCAAGGTTGAAGTGGAGAGTTTCGAGTCCATCCACAATCATTCCGCCTTTGCGGCCATTGAAAGCACGGATGGCTAA
- a CDS encoding flagellar basal body rod protein FlgC has protein sequence MSDTNLSALSALGTTQQVSANNIANVNTEEFRSSSVVLESGPGDQGVRVAAIRESTNPGPMINGVEMSNTDIGREMVDMIQTGRAFSANTTFIRASEEMTGHLLNMIA, from the coding sequence ATGTCCGATACCAACCTTTCCGCTTTATCCGCTCTGGGGACCACTCAACAGGTCTCGGCCAATAATATTGCCAATGTGAATACCGAAGAATTTCGGTCCAGTTCAGTCGTGCTCGAATCCGGGCCCGGCGATCAGGGGGTGCGGGTGGCTGCCATTCGGGAATCCACCAATCCCGGGCCGATGATCAATGGCGTGGAGATGTCCAACACCGACATCGGGCGGGAGATGGTGGACATGATACAGACCGGCCGCGCTTTTTCCGCCAACACCACTTTCATTCGTGCTTCCGAGGAAATGACAGGGCATCTGCTCAATATGATCGCCTGA
- a CDS encoding NAD(P)/FAD-dependent oxidoreductase → MNAKTVKTDYDVIIVGGGPAGLFAAYYLGEHSDLDVLLIDKGKRPLKRDCPLSGDQECIKCRPCNILCGVGGAGLFSDGKLNFIHKLGKTDLTQFLGVNESLALIDETEEIFNRFGMDGKVFPTDMDKAKDIRKAARKHGIDLLVIKQKHLGSDNLPGHIAAMAEYIQEQGVTFRTSETVKDVVVDKGKVTGVITSRHEYKAKNVILAPGRVGAEWVSSVVKKHGIDVSQRGIEVGVRVEVHNEIMQDLCSVIYDPTFFVRTNKYDDQTRTFCTNYGGFVALENYQDFVCVNGHALMHTKSENTNFAFLSKVVLTDPVEDNQAYGESIGRLATLIGGGKPILQRFGDLRRGRRSTWDRIGNGYIEPTMKNVVPGDIAMALPERILTNLMDGLEQLNNVVPGVSNDETLLYAPEIKFFATQVDTREHLETRVEGLFVAGDGPGVAGNIVGAAATAIIPAKEIIKRS, encoded by the coding sequence ATGAACGCGAAGACTGTGAAGACTGACTACGATGTCATTATTGTTGGTGGTGGTCCTGCCGGACTGTTTGCCGCATATTATCTGGGGGAACACTCCGATCTGGATGTGTTGCTCATCGACAAGGGCAAACGGCCCCTGAAACGGGATTGTCCGTTGTCCGGTGATCAGGAATGCATCAAGTGCCGTCCGTGCAATATCCTGTGCGGCGTAGGTGGTGCAGGGCTGTTCTCTGACGGCAAGCTCAACTTTATCCACAAACTCGGCAAGACTGACCTGACGCAGTTTCTCGGAGTGAACGAGTCCCTCGCACTGATTGATGAAACTGAGGAAATATTCAATCGATTCGGCATGGACGGCAAGGTCTTTCCCACTGACATGGACAAGGCCAAGGATATCCGCAAGGCCGCCCGCAAGCACGGCATCGACCTGCTGGTCATCAAGCAGAAGCATTTGGGCAGCGATAACCTGCCGGGACATATTGCCGCCATGGCTGAGTACATCCAGGAGCAGGGAGTCACCTTCCGCACCAGTGAAACTGTCAAGGATGTGGTGGTGGACAAGGGCAAGGTGACGGGCGTGATCACCTCCCGTCATGAATACAAGGCCAAAAACGTCATCCTGGCTCCGGGCCGTGTCGGTGCGGAGTGGGTCAGCAGTGTGGTCAAGAAGCACGGCATCGATGTCTCTCAACGAGGTATCGAGGTTGGTGTGCGTGTGGAAGTGCACAACGAGATCATGCAGGATCTGTGTTCAGTGATCTACGATCCGACATTCTTTGTGCGGACCAATAAATATGATGATCAGACCCGCACGTTCTGCACCAATTACGGTGGATTTGTGGCGCTGGAAAACTATCAGGATTTCGTCTGCGTCAACGGCCATGCGCTCATGCACACGAAGTCTGAAAATACCAACTTTGCTTTCCTGTCCAAGGTTGTGCTGACCGATCCGGTAGAAGACAATCAGGCATATGGCGAATCCATAGGGCGGCTGGCCACGCTGATCGGCGGCGGCAAGCCCATCCTGCAGCGATTTGGCGACCTCCGGCGCGGACGGCGGTCAACCTGGGATCGTATCGGCAATGGATATATCGAGCCGACCATGAAAAATGTGGTCCCCGGAGACATCGCCATGGCCTTGCCCGAGCGCATCCTGACCAACCTCATGGATGGTTTGGAGCAACTCAACAACGTGGTCCCCGGCGTGTCCAATGATGAAACGTTGCTCTACGCCCCGGAGATCAAGTTTTTCGCCACACAGGTGGATACCCGTGAACATCTGGAAACCAGGGTTGAAGGGTTGTTCGTAGCCGGAGATGGACCCGGTGTGGCAGGGAATATAGTCGGTGCAGCGGCAACGGCCATCATCCCTGCAAAGGAAATCATCAAACGCAGTTGA
- a CDS encoding sigma-54 interaction domain-containing protein: MTLNLDGIIGDSPVLAEVFKVLKKVAPTDSTVLVTGESGTGKELLVRALHRNSIRRNQPFIPINCGAIPRELLESELFGHEKGAFTHAIRSRPGRFELADGGTLFLDEIGEMDLSLQVKILRALQEKEIERVGGTSIKKVDVRVVAATNRDLEDEVVAGRFREDLFYRLNVIPLQLPPLRKRGNDILLLAEYFLCGHCASKERKHLKLSDKAKEMLLTYSWPGNVRELENFMERLSILCDGNEVLPEDLPQKIFDDIGETPLKKVEEVQPMRPAGFVWPTLRDMKDKDMKLKEFLEDIEGRLLGEALEMADGVKNKAAELVGIKRTTLIEKLKKRNLL; this comes from the coding sequence ATGACGCTCAACCTGGACGGCATAATTGGTGACAGTCCTGTTCTTGCCGAGGTGTTCAAGGTTCTAAAAAAAGTCGCTCCCACTGACAGTACCGTGTTGGTCACTGGTGAATCCGGTACCGGCAAGGAGTTGTTGGTGAGGGCGCTGCATCGAAACAGCATCCGTCGAAACCAGCCTTTCATTCCTATCAACTGCGGGGCTATCCCCAGAGAACTGCTTGAGTCCGAACTTTTCGGCCATGAGAAGGGGGCCTTCACTCATGCCATTCGCTCCCGGCCGGGGCGGTTTGAACTGGCGGATGGGGGCACGCTCTTTCTGGATGAAATCGGCGAAATGGATCTGTCGTTGCAGGTCAAGATTCTCCGGGCACTTCAGGAAAAGGAAATCGAAAGGGTGGGCGGCACTTCCATCAAAAAAGTGGATGTGCGCGTGGTGGCGGCGACCAACCGTGATCTTGAAGACGAAGTGGTTGCGGGGCGTTTTCGCGAAGACCTGTTCTATCGCCTCAATGTCATCCCTTTGCAGCTTCCGCCCCTGCGCAAAAGAGGGAACGACATCCTCCTGCTGGCTGAATATTTTCTGTGCGGACATTGTGCCAGCAAGGAAAGGAAACACCTCAAACTAAGCGATAAGGCCAAGGAGATGCTGCTGACCTATTCCTGGCCCGGCAATGTCCGTGAGCTTGAGAATTTCATGGAGCGGCTCTCCATTCTGTGTGACGGCAACGAAGTGCTGCCCGAAGATCTGCCACAAAAGATTTTCGATGATATAGGCGAGACACCGCTCAAGAAGGTTGAAGAGGTTCAGCCCATGCGTCCTGCCGGGTTTGTCTGGCCTACGCTCAGGGATATGAAGGACAAGGATATGAAACTCAAAGAGTTTCTGGAGGATATCGAAGGGCGTCTACTGGGTGAGGCTCTGGAAATGGCAGACGGTGTCAAGAATAAGGCCGCGGAGTTGGTCGGCATCAAGCGGACCACACTCATAGAGAAATTGAAAAAAAGAAATTTGTTGTAA